In Pseudomonas sp. ADAK18, a single window of DNA contains:
- a CDS encoding PilZ domain-containing protein — protein sequence MGRFLPHPDDVFVELTQRPYPGITRQRLHTVGLGGVACNYPRAWRQGTAIEMHIPSLGSAARYPGYVAWCRKNGNGYRVGIAFTDEQALFGARMGEQVCQIERYCRLHQDAKPTPQRVEALAREWVARHAGEFSHDTLHQALVQPTLD from the coding sequence ATGGGTCGTTTCTTGCCTCACCCTGATGATGTTTTTGTTGAGCTGACACAACGCCCCTACCCCGGCATTACCCGCCAACGGCTGCACACTGTCGGCCTGGGCGGCGTCGCATGCAATTACCCTCGTGCCTGGCGCCAGGGCACTGCCATCGAGATGCACATCCCCTCGCTCGGCTCGGCAGCGCGCTATCCCGGTTATGTCGCTTGGTGCCGTAAAAATGGAAACGGCTATCGGGTCGGCATTGCCTTTACCGATGAGCAAGCCTTGTTCGGCGCACGGATGGGCGAACAGGTGTGCCAGATTGAACGCTACTGCCGCCTGCATCAAGATGCCAAACCGACACCCCAGCGTGTTGAAGCCTTGGCCCGGGAATGGGTCGCACGCCATGCCGGCGAGTTCTCCCACGACACCCTCCACCAGGCCCTTGTACAGCCAACGCTGGATTAA
- a CDS encoding thioredoxin, which produces MHTDSEHRPIDGGGSSIVKELELTDLDIDQQLLALPGTSLLVFTSAGCSSCRWARQQLPGWNLSVDRVCWIDAGHNGGAVARYGIFHLPALFVVCEGQFHGQLQARLTAHDLDAGVHQALTRTPEELP; this is translated from the coding sequence ATGCACACGGACTCCGAGCACCGTCCAATTGACGGCGGTGGCAGCAGTATAGTGAAGGAACTGGAGTTGACCGATCTGGATATCGATCAGCAATTGTTAGCGTTGCCAGGGACGTCGCTGCTGGTGTTTACCAGTGCCGGTTGTTCCAGCTGTCGTTGGGCGCGTCAGCAATTGCCAGGCTGGAACCTGTCGGTGGACCGAGTGTGCTGGATTGATGCCGGCCACAATGGCGGGGCGGTTGCGCGCTACGGAATTTTTCATTTGCCGGCGTTGTTTGTGGTGTGCGAGGGTCAATTCCACGGGCAATTACAGGCACGCCTGACGGCTCATGATCTTGACGCGGGCGTGCATCAGGCGCTTACACGTACACCAGAGGAATTGCCATGA